The window ACACAGGAAGTCGCGGTCATCTATTTACGTCCAACTTCCGCGAGACTCGACGGCTTGGATCCATTCCGATCGGACGAAGCCATTCGAGATCTGATGACTCAGCTGGCTGAGTTTCAGGACGATCATCTCAAGCTGGTCTTCATCGACTACAACAGCATTGAATCCGACTGGAGATGGGGATTCTTTGGGGAATCACCCCGCGAAGAAGAGTTTTCATGGGTTGCTGACATTCCAAACACAATCGTCGTCGTTTCGACGAGAGCCACGGAACAAAGCTGGCCTGCCAGCCTCCCTGATTGGGCAGGAACAATTTTCGAACGAATCGTCGAACAGGCGTTTTCATCAGCTGCGGACTCCAACCAAGACAGACGGCTGACTGTGAATGAAGTCCTCGAATTCATCTCAGCTCAAACAAGCAGCCTCGTTTCCAATCGCCGCGATTTCACCGGACAGACCGTCCAGATATTTCCATCGATCGAAGCCATCAATTCCGGCGATGAAAGCCAGGGAACTCCTCTCGGAGAACTTGTCGTTCTCAAGTCTCCGCCTCCTCCGATTCCTCGAGAGGCCAGTCCAGAGGACCTGCAGGAAGTCTCCAAAGTTCAGCAGCAGATCGGCGAATTATGGGATCGCCTGACAAAGGTCTCTGGCCAGCAATTAGTTGATCCGATTCGCTGGCAATCAACTATCGCTCAGATCCGACAAGTCGAGACGCTCCTGCAAACCGGTCATGTCCACGACCTTCAGGAAAGATTCGATCGCATTTTCGATTCCCTTCAGGCACTGGAAACGAACGCGACATCCCAACCGTCGTTGAAGCTGGAACTTCCTCGGAAAGATTTGCTCTCAGAGAATTCCACTGTTGACGATTGGTCATCGATCTGGGCTTTCACTGAATTGACTGATCTCAATGCCACCGAAGTCGCAGCAGAATCGATCGTACAGAAGACTTTGGAACAGTACCCGTTCCAGGCCACATCCACGACAAGCCCGACTGCTTCTGAACAACAACAAATCGTCAATGCCCGGCGGCAAGTCGAGCAGGTCGCTGCTCTGACATTCAGCTGTCAGGAAGATCTCTCCAAGCTGGTGTTGTCGGTCCAACGCATGCTCCTCGAATCAGAAGATCTCATTTTCCTAAAAGAAGTGAACGGCAGTTCGACGCTGTCGACACGCAAAGAAACACGCGATCGCGCACTTCTTCTGAATCAACAAATCGAAGAATATGTTAGATGGTCCGTTCGAGCCTCCCGGTTGGAACGAGAAGTTCTAAATGAAGTCGACAACTACGCACACTGGGCAGCGACGGCCCCCGGAACACAACCTGCTAACCAAGCCAGGTTGATTGCTGCAATTCTGGACCGTGATGGATCACCAAGCCTCGAAGCTCCGAACGATACAGAACGTTTTCAAGCGGCGTGCGTTGAACTCTTCTCCCGTTTAGAAAGTCTGCTGACCTTACACCTGCAACTCACCAACAGTTCATTTTCAGACTTGCAAGAACTGTCGACTGCCGCACAAAAGTTGCAGACAGCGTACGAAGAACTTCGACGTGCTCGTGAAGCTGTTCAGGCAACATCGAAGGGATTGCTTTCTCAGCCGGCACCGGGAAGTTACGCCGAAAAATGGCAACAGGCTCGCAGCCTTCGTTGGGCTCCGGTTCTCGAAAGTTCGCTTCGAACGAAGATCTTCGAGATGGGATTCGATCCGATTTCAGAGTTGCATGACCCTGAGCAATTGAAAAAAAACAAACCCAGCGACAGCAGCGGGAATGTCTCACAATGGAAGAAAGACGTTCTCTGGGAATCAGTTTGGGCCTTGCGAGTTCACGACTGCTTAGCAGCAGTCCTTCCGAAGGACGACGCTGCTGAAACCGAACCGGCAAAAGTTCGATCTGCCTGGATTGCCTTCCAGAATGAAGACCCTCAATCCGCAATTCCTCGACGCCTGGATGACCTCAGCTTGGCAGTTATCGACCATTGGGCAGAGTGTCGAGAGTTTGTTCGAATCGCGCATTCGCGTTCGAACGAAACTATGGATCAATACACGCACAAGCTGTTGCAGGCGGATCTCGCTTCAAGGCTTCTATCGGACAGCGACTACGATCTCATCGATCTGCACCGTCAGATCACGCAGCAGTTGGCGACTGTCTCTGGGCTGAAAACAGCGCTTCTGCAGGCAGATCGAGCCATTCTTAGCCAGTGGATTTTTCAAGATTCACTTGGCAAAGAATGGATCGATCCGAGTCGGGTCACCATCCGAAATCAGGACAAATGGTTTCATCGTACCGCAGAATTCTGGATCGAAGAGTCCGAACGTCTCCTCAAACTGGCAGGCATGCAAGACATGAACGCGATCGTTCAAGAACGAAGCGATCGCCTGAAAGCGTGTCACGGATGGTCAATTGCTGAGAATCTCAACGGTCTCGGATCGTTGCGTTTTCCATACCAACAGAATGAGATTACATCAACTTGGGAGATCAGTGTTCAAAACCCACCTCCCGGGGAGGGGACGATGACCGTCAACCTCATGACAGTCGCTCAAACTGCTGAAGATCTTGAACTCGTCCCATCACAACTCGCTCTGGATTTGAAGTCTCCGTCGGTCACCAGTCCCCTTGAGATTCGACGCCAACAACAGGAAGCCAGTGACGATTGTCAGTCGCTCGGATATCTCACAGGTGTCTTTTATCGAGGGACAGCTTTCCAAACTCCGTCGTTGACCATCGATCCGTGTCCTGCGAGAGAAACGTCTCAGGAGTACATCGCCCAACTGGCTCCTCCCACGCTGCGAGTGACCGGCGAAGATGTTCGTCCGGTGATGTTCGTTCTCGACTGGTCATTTAGTATGCGTGAGAAAAATCGCCATTCAGCCGCCCTAAACGCTCTGCAGGGAATTATCACCCAATCGCATGTAACGAGTGATCAAATCATCTCTGATCAGGCGAAAGTGGGGCTGGTTGTATACGGACATCGAATCAAGACGGACAGTGTCAATGGAAGCTATGTCAACTTTGCTGCCCGATTTCGAAACCAGACAGTCGAAGAGGTATCTCAAACTCTCTCAAAAGTCCTCGATCCACTCGACGATGCCCGGGCGGAACTTGCTCCAAGACGACTCGAAGTCGGCCGGGATGATTTTCTCCAACTCATTCGACAGTTTCGCGATATTCCTCCCTTCGGATCGACTCCGCTCGGACAGGGAATCGTCGAAGCCGCCAAAGAACTTGAAAAACTTGGAGATGAAGGTGGACTGGTCTGCGTGATCACAGATGGAGCTCCTCGTGATTTGGGCAAAGTCGAGAACATCCTCTCCGCCTCGCAGTTGAACAGTTGGACTCCCAGACAAGTTCGCGACCTGCAAAACAAACTCGACGACAGAGCCACCAGCGTCAGGAATTACCTGTCGAACGATCACATCAGTGCAGTGATTCTGGCCTTGGACTTCCAGGAAGGGGCTGAAGAGTTTCAAACACTGGAGAACATCTTCGGTCCGGAAGGGCTGAACGTGCGTATCGAAAACGTCTCCAGTCAGGCAGACCCCCGCGTCCGGCAGTTGCAGGAAGTCATCGCTTCCGAACTGAAGCCGCGACAGTTCACTGTCGAAACTTCTCAAGGTGTCGCAGTCGGAAGTTTCGAACTCGGAGAGACGGTCCGAAACCTCGAAATCGACAAAGAATACGTTGTCAGATTTGGACAATTTGAGCCCCAGCGTTTCCGAGTCTCGCCCGGCGATCAGTTGGAGTTCAGCCTGAACTGGGAGACTCAAAAGCTCGATGTCGAACGAGACTTCGATCGCTCCAGCCGTTCACCAGCGATCGTTCTGGATCGAAGTCTTCCTCGCACCTTGCCGACAATATTGCGGGCCGATGCGTCTATGGTTGGTGCTCAATCGAACGGACAAGTTCGCTGCGAAGTTCAAATCATGCTCGACCATGCTGAACGCGAACTCGTGGTCCAGCGTCCTGAGGAAATCGAATTCGAATTTCAGGCCATCGGAGCAAGCGGATACACGCCTGAACGAATACGACTCGAGTCGAATTCCCAATTCGGAGCACCCGGATGGACTGCGCTCCTCGATACCTGGCCCAGTAACCGCGGAATTGATATTCAAAGCTGGTGGAAGATGTCCCGGACACCGCCGGACCAGATCCTCAGCCTGTCGAGCCTGTCACAAGCGTCGTCAGCCAACCAGACGATTGTGATCGGCGACGGAGGCGTACCTGAGTGCCGCTTCTGGAATGCTTACACCGTGCAGGATGGCCGGCAGATTTACGAGGTTCATCTGGAACCGGTCGACGCCAGCCAATTCGAAGCAGTCAAAGACCTTCGAGTTGAAATCGGAACCGCGAGAATCTTAAACGATCGCAATTCTTTCGTTCCGGAGAGAGTCGACCACGAGATCACCACCGTCGAATCGGGCATCGTCGTGCACTCATTCCTGTACCCGCGAAACGCGAACCCCGTGTTTGATGAGAAGGTCCTCGCCATCACGACAGCGAAGTCACTGAGGGACAACGCTTTCTCAGCAACGGTCAAAGTGACACGCCTTCACTGATCTCGAACTTCGAGTCGACAAGAATTGGAAAAACCCACGAATGAGTCCCAGAAAAAGGGCTCAGCTTGGGACGTGACATTTCACCAGTGAGCGTTCCAATGATCAATCCTCTGGCGACACTAGATGCCAGAGGATTCTTGTTGATCAAAGAGCAAACTCAGTTCTGAAATCGTGAGACCGCGTAAGTGAGTGCACAAGAGAGTGCAACTTGCTCTAGTTCGCAGGTTCAGGAGGCTGATCGGTGGACTGTTCCTCGTCAGAAGCCATTTCTGGAAGAATCGGTCGTCGCTCAGGATGAGCATGGAAGATCGGGAACTCAGCCTGGACTTCACGAATTCCCAGTACCAATCCGCCTTTACTCGAGACCACAATGCGGTCTGTTCGTTCATTCACAATCCGATTCGGGAAGTCTCGCATCGCGACTTTCCCAATCACGGTTCCGTCTTCGCGATTCAGAATCAGAAGGTTCCCATTGAAGTCAGAAGCGTAAACTCGAGTGTCGCTGGCACTGATGAACTGAGTTGCCTGCGGCTGATTCCAGAGTACCCGACCGCTTTCCAGGTAGAGTGCAAACATCCCTTTTCGATTGGGAATGATATAAACATGATTGCCCACTGCAGTCGGTCGCTGATTCATGACAGAGCCGCTTGAGAATGTCCATCGTGTCCGCCCGTTTGACTGGTTCAAGCAGAACAAACGGGAGTTCTCATCAGCCACGAGAACATACTCATCAATGCTTCCCAGCGGAGTGGTGATTCGTGCGTCGGTCTCAAACTGAAATTTCAGCTCTTTGTTCAGATCCGACAATCCGTAAACAGTTCCCCGTTCACTTGCGAAAAGAACAGTGTTTCCCGAGTGAATCGGTGGAGAGATGATTCTCTTCGGAGTCTTGAATCGCCACTCACGAGACATCAGTGACCAGCGTGGAAGCATGTTCTCCTGATGCAGCTCGCGAACCTTTCGCAAATTGAACGCATACACGCTCCCTTCGACGGTTCCAATGAAGACTTGAGTATCACTGACCGTCGGAGAAGCGGAAGGAAACTGCGGAGCTTTCAATTCCCACAACAGTTCTCCGTTGAGTTTGTCGTAAGAGTGAACATTCATTCCACTCGCAACGAGCAATTCGCGTTCATTCGATTCGGCGGCAAATGCCCGCTGATCTGCGACACCAACTAAAGTCGACCAGAGTCTGCGACCAGTTTCTCCATTGAAGGTCGTCAGAATCCCCGAGGTAGACTGCAGGTACACATTCTGTTCATCGGAGTTGATGTGAAGAATCGTGTCCCGTCGGGCGTCATTGATCGCCTGTCCCCACCACGACAGCGTCAAGCCGTAGCGGTTCAACTCTGTTTCCTTTGGCATCCCTTCGAGGGTCTGTGCGTTCAGGGAGTTTCCGCCGAGGAGCAGAACGGCGACCAGAAGTACCTGTCGCGTAAGCTTCGTCATTGTGGAGGCCTTAGGTGTGATTCAACGAAATGCAATGAACGGTCAGAATCAATATCCATCCCAGAATAGGATTCTTGATTGGAACGTTGAATGTCGCCTGAGGTCAGAAGCCTTCCAGATTCGCAGGCAGACAACCAATCAGGCTGAGGCTCCGGACAGTCACCAGAGAACGCTCATCAACGCTGATTGTTGAATAATGTAACAGCTGACTCGAAGCAAAAGCACGAGAGATCCGCCATTCTTTCGCTCTAATCGTCGAAAGTTCGGTGTCCACATCGATTTGTTTACCCCAGCCGGAAGAGCTTCGCTCAAGTGATGTGGATGTCTCCGGGAGAATCGATTCTACAAGCATCGTACAAACGGAATACTCGGATCGATCTGAACAACCGCACTCAGATGTACTCGTGATCCGCCGTTCAACGGAAGGGCTTCTAGCTTGCGATTCCTGCCGAGACTGTTTCTATTCGACCCCAATTCCATAAAATCGGCATCTCCGAAAGACTTATCAACTCGCAACCAGACGATTGCGAATCGTCACAGAGGAATGAAAGCACAGGCGGCACTCATGAAAGCGGCAGTCATTCAGCAACCTGGATCACCGGATGTTTTTCAGATCAGCGAAGTCCCCAGCCCGTCCTGTGGCCCCACTGAAGTCGTCGTCAAGATCGCCGTCTCCGCCGTGAATCCCATCGACACCTACTTTCGCAGTGGCGCGATCGAAGTTCCCGGTCCGTTCCCACTCATTCTCGGCTGCGATTTCGCTGGAACTGTCGAGGAAGTCGGGCCGGACGTTTCCAAGTTTCAGGTCGGAGATCGGGTCTGGGGCAGCAACCAGGGGTTATTCGGACAACCTGGAACACTCGCAGAAAAGATTGCCGTCGACGAGAAGTGGGCCTATCACACCCCTGAAAACATGAGTGATCAAGACGCTGCCGCCGGAGCGCTAACCGGCATCACTGCCCAGCTCGGGTTGTTCCTGCATGGCCGTTTACAGTCGGGCGAAACCGTCTTCGTGAACGGCGGAACGGGCGGAGTCGGTTCGATGGTGGTTCAGTTTGCCAAAGCTGCTGGAGCGAAAGTTGTCACAACGGCGGGAGCTGAAGAGAAACAACAACTCGCACGTGAACTCGGGGCTGATGATGTCCTCGACTATCGATCCGAGAACCTTGAGAACGAATTGCGTGACGCAGCAGCATCATCCGGTGGTTTCGATATCTGGTGGGAAACCCAACGGGAACCAAACTTGCCACTCGCAATTCCAACAATGAAGAAGCGAGGTCGAATCATTCTGATGGCCGGCCGTGAAGCGCAACCCCAATTTCCGTTAGGGCCATTCTACGTCAACGACCTGCAGATGCTGGGATTCGCGATGTTCAATGCCAGTGCTGACGAACAGCGAGACTGCGCGGAGAGAATGAACTCGATGTGGTCGGCAGGCAAATGGAAGCCTGTCATCGGTCAGACTTTTTCACTCGACAATGTTGCGAGTGCGCATCAGCTGCAGGAAGACAATACGCTGGGCAAAGCTCACACCGTCACCGGGAAAATTCTGGTCGAGATTTGAAGTCTCCGCTGACTCAAATTTTTCCTTGCGGTCTTTGCATCTTCTCGACTCGCTGAAAATGAAACACTTCAACTGATCCGGTACAGGATCACCCATCACGTCTACTGAAAAGACCTTTACTGAAAAGAAATCAAAGTCATGACTGTCCCTGAATTCATGCGTGCGAAGTCTCAGGGCCGAAAGCTTTCTGTGCTGACGGCCTACGATTCTCTTTGGGCAACGATCC of the Thalassoglobus sp. JC818 genome contains:
- a CDS encoding VWA domain-containing protein — protein: MSSSGKRNWRGGKPSSSPPPASPASPSSPRSWRSQMTPRTDRKKTTNKRLPRLIGASVVLLALFVLAVLLWRRAERVHTHFTVIEPIDNQIEESSVAIEFPDNQSETNYLTLENHFAKRVRSVLDLLPMEEAGKWTQEVAVIYLRPTSARLDGLDPFRSDEAIRDLMTQLAEFQDDHLKLVFIDYNSIESDWRWGFFGESPREEEFSWVADIPNTIVVVSTRATEQSWPASLPDWAGTIFERIVEQAFSSAADSNQDRRLTVNEVLEFISAQTSSLVSNRRDFTGQTVQIFPSIEAINSGDESQGTPLGELVVLKSPPPPIPREASPEDLQEVSKVQQQIGELWDRLTKVSGQQLVDPIRWQSTIAQIRQVETLLQTGHVHDLQERFDRIFDSLQALETNATSQPSLKLELPRKDLLSENSTVDDWSSIWAFTELTDLNATEVAAESIVQKTLEQYPFQATSTTSPTASEQQQIVNARRQVEQVAALTFSCQEDLSKLVLSVQRMLLESEDLIFLKEVNGSSTLSTRKETRDRALLLNQQIEEYVRWSVRASRLEREVLNEVDNYAHWAATAPGTQPANQARLIAAILDRDGSPSLEAPNDTERFQAACVELFSRLESLLTLHLQLTNSSFSDLQELSTAAQKLQTAYEELRRAREAVQATSKGLLSQPAPGSYAEKWQQARSLRWAPVLESSLRTKIFEMGFDPISELHDPEQLKKNKPSDSSGNVSQWKKDVLWESVWALRVHDCLAAVLPKDDAAETEPAKVRSAWIAFQNEDPQSAIPRRLDDLSLAVIDHWAECREFVRIAHSRSNETMDQYTHKLLQADLASRLLSDSDYDLIDLHRQITQQLATVSGLKTALLQADRAILSQWIFQDSLGKEWIDPSRVTIRNQDKWFHRTAEFWIEESERLLKLAGMQDMNAIVQERSDRLKACHGWSIAENLNGLGSLRFPYQQNEITSTWEISVQNPPPGEGTMTVNLMTVAQTAEDLELVPSQLALDLKSPSVTSPLEIRRQQQEASDDCQSLGYLTGVFYRGTAFQTPSLTIDPCPARETSQEYIAQLAPPTLRVTGEDVRPVMFVLDWSFSMREKNRHSAALNALQGIITQSHVTSDQIISDQAKVGLVVYGHRIKTDSVNGSYVNFAARFRNQTVEEVSQTLSKVLDPLDDARAELAPRRLEVGRDDFLQLIRQFRDIPPFGSTPLGQGIVEAAKELEKLGDEGGLVCVITDGAPRDLGKVENILSASQLNSWTPRQVRDLQNKLDDRATSVRNYLSNDHISAVILALDFQEGAEEFQTLENIFGPEGLNVRIENVSSQADPRVRQLQEVIASELKPRQFTVETSQGVAVGSFELGETVRNLEIDKEYVVRFGQFEPQRFRVSPGDQLEFSLNWETQKLDVERDFDRSSRSPAIVLDRSLPRTLPTILRADASMVGAQSNGQVRCEVQIMLDHAERELVVQRPEEIEFEFQAIGASGYTPERIRLESNSQFGAPGWTALLDTWPSNRGIDIQSWWKMSRTPPDQILSLSSLSQASSANQTIVIGDGGVPECRFWNAYTVQDGRQIYEVHLEPVDASQFEAVKDLRVEIGTARILNDRNSFVPERVDHEITTVESGIVVHSFLYPRNANPVFDEKVLAITTAKSLRDNAFSATVKVTRLH
- a CDS encoding PQQ-binding-like beta-propeller repeat protein, translating into MTKLTRQVLLVAVLLLGGNSLNAQTLEGMPKETELNRYGLTLSWWGQAINDARRDTILHINSDEQNVYLQSTSGILTTFNGETGRRLWSTLVGVADQRAFAAESNERELLVASGMNVHSYDKLNGELLWELKAPQFPSASPTVSDTQVFIGTVEGSVYAFNLRKVRELHQENMLPRWSLMSREWRFKTPKRIISPPIHSGNTVLFASERGTVYGLSDLNKELKFQFETDARITTPLGSIDEYVLVADENSRLFCLNQSNGRTRWTFSSGSVMNQRPTAVGNHVYIIPNRKGMFALYLESGRVLWNQPQATQFISASDTRVYASDFNGNLLILNREDGTVIGKVAMRDFPNRIVNERTDRIVVSSKGGLVLGIREVQAEFPIFHAHPERRPILPEMASDEEQSTDQPPEPAN
- a CDS encoding NADPH:quinone reductase, giving the protein MKAQAALMKAAVIQQPGSPDVFQISEVPSPSCGPTEVVVKIAVSAVNPIDTYFRSGAIEVPGPFPLILGCDFAGTVEEVGPDVSKFQVGDRVWGSNQGLFGQPGTLAEKIAVDEKWAYHTPENMSDQDAAAGALTGITAQLGLFLHGRLQSGETVFVNGGTGGVGSMVVQFAKAAGAKVVTTAGAEEKQQLARELGADDVLDYRSENLENELRDAAASSGGFDIWWETQREPNLPLAIPTMKKRGRIILMAGREAQPQFPLGPFYVNDLQMLGFAMFNASADEQRDCAERMNSMWSAGKWKPVIGQTFSLDNVASAHQLQEDNTLGKAHTVTGKILVEI